From a region of the Syngnathus typhle isolate RoL2023-S1 ecotype Sweden linkage group LG12, RoL_Styp_1.0, whole genome shotgun sequence genome:
- the rab27b gene encoding ras-related protein Rab-27B: MTDGDYDYLIKLLALGDSGVGKTTFLYRYTDNKFNPKFITTVGIDFREKRVVYTASNPNGMTAGKTFKVHLQLWDTAGQERFRSLTTAFFRDAMGFLLMFDLTSQQSFLNVRNWMSQLQANAYCENPDIVLVGNKADLADQREVQEKQAKELADKYGVPYFETSAATGVEVEKAVITLLDLVMKRMEQCVDKPPSEPSNGTGTTKLSATQPDEKKCAC; the protein is encoded by the exons ATGACTGATGGGGATTATGACTACCTGATAAAGCTCCTTGCACTGGGAGACTCTGGCGTGGGGAAGACAACATTCTTGTACCGGTACACAGATAACAAGTTCAACCCCAAGTTCATCACCACAGTCGGCATCGACTTCAGGGAAAAAAGAGTG GTGTACACAGCTTCCAACCCCAATGGAATGACAGCAGGAAAAACCTTCAAGGTTCACCTACAACTCTGGGACACAGCTGGACAAGAAAG GTTCCGCAGcctgacaacagcattcttCCGAGATGCCATGGGGTTCCTACTGATGTTTGATCTCACCAGCCAGCAGAGTTTCCTCAATGTCAGAAACTGGATGA GCCAGCTACAGGCCAATGCCTACTGTGAGAACCCGGATATAGTCTTGGTTGGAAACAAGGCAGACCTGGCTGACCAGCGTGAGGTTCAAGAAAAGCAAGCAAAAGAGCTGGCAGATAAATACGG GGTCCCATATTTTGAGACGAGCGCCGCGACTGGGGTGGAGGTGGAAAAGGCGGTGATCACACTATTGGACCTGGTCATGAAGAGGATGGAGCAGTGTGTGGACAAACCGCCTTCAGAGCCATCTAATGGCACGGGGACCACAAAGCTCTCCGCTACACAGCCCGATGAGAAGAAATGTGCATGCTAG